DNA from Rhipicephalus microplus isolate Deutch F79 chromosome 5, USDA_Rmic, whole genome shotgun sequence:
CCTAATTTCACTTCCTTGGTGATGAGGCAATTACTTCatatacatttatttaaaaaaaccaATGTTGGGGAGTGTTACATGTCTCTTTTGCCGCACTAGATGAGAGCTCTTTTTACTTGCATTTACACTTCAGTCTACTCTCTGCTTTCAAGATGTCAATGTGCGCACGTGTCGCCTCTGTTGAAACAAGCTCTGAACAGAAGCACCAATGACTGACTGAAGTGAACATtattttgtcctgagaagacaaGTCCCCCTAAGGGGGCTCGTCCGCGGGCCGCGTCCACGACGGGATTGGGAGGTGGAACTCGACGGCCAGGTCGTGGGCTCTCTGAACAGACTGAAGTTGATCTTCCTCTTTCGAACTTGTGAGGAGAGCGGTCTACTTTTCCTCCGTGGCTGGAGACCCTGCAGCCACGCGCAGCATGGGGCATTGCCACAGCATATGTTGCAAATTGCATCTCGGGAGCCCACATCGAAGGCAGCCCGGCTGTATTTCACTAATAAAACGGGAATAAGAGATAGGTGAAGGGTAAGCACCTGTTTGTAACAGACGTAAAGTGAGAGTTTGTGGTCTCGTTAGATGAGGATGAGGTAGAGGAAACTTTCTGCGCTCAAGGCGGTAGTGCTGACAAATTTCGTTGTACGTTAGGAGCGGGTCCCGCTGCCATGGCTCGCTCTTGGGCCTTGGGCCGCCCTCTCTCCTGGCGCGCCGAGTAAGGTCTCGCGCCTGGGAGTGAGCCAGCTCGTTGGCGTTTGGAATGAGGGGGTGAGCATCTTGCCCCATGTGGCCGGGGAACCAGACCAAGTGTTTAGTATTGGTCCACGTTGCACGCGGGCTGCCTCTTTACAAACCGAGCCGGCGCGAAAGGCTTTAGCTGCGGCTTTGAAGTCTCTATAGACTGTTGTGCAATCCGTGGTTGCCAAAGCTAATGCTATAGCTACCTGTTCCGCACGGTCTGCATCCGTGTTGGGGATTGTTAGAGAAGTGAGGTGTTCAGCTTGTAGCGACGTAACGACTGCTACGAAGTGCTTGAAATTAATGTATTAAGTGGCGTCCACGAAAGCTAATGAATCGGGCATTGCTGCAGCCGTTTTGACGAGGGTGGCTGCTCTATCTAGTCTTACATCGGCCGGGGTTGTATTGCAGATGCATGTTACGTGGGAGCGGGGAAACGATGAGGCGCTCGTGAAGCTCTGACGGCAGCGTGCACTCTCTTTGGTTGATGATTGGAGAGCTTACTTTGAGATACACTAGGAGCTGACATCCCGCCTCAGTCGAGGAGAGTCGAGCGATCTGGGCTAGCTTCTGGGCCTCAACAATCTCACTGAAAGTGTTATGAAGGCCTAGCGCCATAAGTTTCTGTGTGTTGGTTTGCATGGGGAGCCCAAGTACCTGTTTGATGCTCTTTCTAAGAAAATGATCAGATTAAGCTTGTTTTCATCTCTTTTAGTCCAGGGGTGAGCTACAGCTACGTAATtgatgtggctcatgagaaaaGCGTGGAAGAGATGCCAATACACTAGATTTTCTGGGCGGAGCACTTTAGTATCTGGGCTTGCCCGTTGTCTGTGTGCCAATACACTAGATTTTCTGGGCGGAGCACCTTAATATCTGCGCTTGCCCcttgtctgtctgtgtgcccgtcacagcacagcacatgcaaggtacccgctATACCCTCACCGCAACTTCCATGAAGTAGGGAAGCACCCACTACACCATGCGTCATTCTGCTGATAAACGAGCCACCTGCTACACATTTGTAAGGCATTATGTGAACTTTGTTTGCACTGTAGtagatgacgatgaagaataagtGCGCTCCAGACCACACAGTCACTTTCTGCCATAGATGGATGAAAATAGAAGCAACAACAGCTGCTACCCCACAGGCGAAAGCTTGGAAAGCGGCGGCTAAATTCCAGAAGCGTTGCCTAACGGAGATGGCAGGCACTGATGCGTTGTTGAAGTGCGATTTTCTCGACTGGATCTTCGGACATAGCTGCAAAGTGTGCGATTTCCAGTAGTTTAATAACACGTTGACCAAAATCACGAACATACGAAACGAAGTTGCGAGCCAATGCCATTCCAGTGCGGCAGCAAGAGTTTACTGGTGGTGATTACAGCGAGTACATGGTTTACTCGAAGTGCAAAGGTTCCTTGGTAGCTGGCAAGGTCCCTGCAACGAGTATAATGTACGGCAACTGCTGCCTGCTCCAACCAGAGCACCTGCCCACGTTGAAACCCGTAGAGAGATTAATCGCTGCGCAGCTCCCATTCATGAGCATCAGGCATTTAATGCACGGCAACGAGCAGTACAGAATCAAAGGTAGAGTGTTTGACGTGCACCAGGAAAGCATGCACAGACCTTGTCTTAGCCAACTTCACGATATATCCCATCGAAGAACCATTGACTCTACATTCTATGAACCCCAAAGCAATAGTAATGAAGGCAAAAGCAAAGGGAACTCGACAGAATGTCTGAGTTATGACCAATAATAACATTGTATATGCTGTACACACGCGTTTTCCCTCATGTACATGCGAGTGTGGGCAGGTGATTTAATTCCCAGTACTTCGCTCACACCACGATTCACTTTGCGGAGATGCAAGAATTTTTCTTCACACATGCTGTCCAGACACAAATAACAGACTGCAATATCATTTATTACTCGACATAATACAGCATGCACATATTATGGGCCCGCAATGTGAACGTATATACCATTTTACACGTAATGTGCATTGCTTATGCTCAAATAAGAGAGCATTTAATTTACACGTTAGAAAAACCCTACATCGAAGCAATCGTAGATACAACAAAAATAACCGAAAAACACAGATGCTAGTGTCAAGGCATGATAGATTAAAGCCAGAAACACTACTGCAATGGTCACAGGCGTCGAAAACGTGCATAGCAAAGCtttacatgcaaaaaaaaaatatgctgaaTGTGCTACAACAGATGTGCGCAAAGTACTCATGCGAGCGATTTATAAAAGAGATGAATTATACAAACTCGAGCAACATAGTATTGTGGTGTGGTCAGCGAAAGTTCTACGCTAGCTACTACTCACTGACTGCTGCCAACACGCTGTGATTGCGGAAAGCACAGCCCAGAATGCATTGGGGAGCTGGCTGGCGAAGTAACTCTCAAAATTTTAAAGTCGTCAGAACAGAGCAAGAAACTTGCACAATACGTTGCACTGCCATTCACAAATGCAATACACCAATGTTAATGCTGCAATTGCtcacacttcaaattttttcactAACCATAAGACGGTACCGCAATTATATTCCGCAGCACTGCATTAACTTCGTACGATGTTTCCAAAACACTGCTTCCAAAGAGTAAGTAACCCAATTGAATTCGCAACAAAACGCTGCTGCTCCACAGTTGCAGAACAACGTGGCTCCCGTTCCATCAGTTCAGTCATCGGTCACCAGGTGGCTCCAGTCGATGTCCTTAAGAAACCTCGCTACTTGAAGTACCGCTGCAGGGCTTGTGGTACACAAAAGTACCCGTGTTCCCAAAGCTGCCGCGAATTCTGCGTCTTGTTGCAGCAGCGGGAGGCGATCTGTAGcgacccaatctgagcacactttGAGAAGCGCCCTGGTGGTAACCGCTGACATACTACCCCGCATACCAGCCTTGCTGTTGCTGTCGATGTCATAAGCATTGTAGAAGGGAGAAGGCACTAATTAATGTCTACTAAAAGCTCTAGACTCTGGACGTCATTCGACGCAGCCGCTGAGTGAGGGCCTGCACAGAGGCGAGCTTGTGCTCAGAGGTGAGCTCAGAGGCGAGCTCGTGGAGAGACTGAGATGGTCACTGTGTGCCGGTGCTGGATGGCCTGGGTCACTCGTTCTTCTCGGTGCTTTCGCCACAGACAAAGCGTTCGAAGTCCATGATATCGATGCGGCTATCGGCGACCAATCGGCCAACCTTGACGTTGGGGTCGCACACGTAGTCCTGGAAGAGTAGCCGGCTTTCGTCCTCTTCTTCCACAGGTGGCTGCGTGAAATCGGACACGTTGAACGTCATCTCCAGCTGCTAGAACACTATGGATGACCCAGAGTGAATCAAAGCCCGAGTGATCCGCAAGCCacaaaattaaaaacaaacaaacaagcaaaaaacaCTAAATCTTGCTTGGTCTATATGTACAGTAGCCATGTATTGAAATGGGATGATTTAGGGCTAAGTAGGGCACACACCGTATTTTCTTGCATAATGGGTGCACTCTCTTAATTGGTGCACCCATTAATTGGTAGCGACAAATCAGGTTTCATTTATATCAGCAGATAGCAGGCGCACCTCGAACTTGGCCATAATCAGTACCTCTGTGCTGTATTTGCGTGGTTGCAAACCGATGCCTCCTTACTAAACTGaagcgagggaaaaaaaaaaaaaaagactgcggcAGCGCTGCACGGGCTCGCGGAGTGAGAAAGGGCAGTCGGAATAACCTTTGCATAGGTGCCGGCATGGCTACGGCCGCGCGCGCCCCGCTTAGAACGTTTGATCGCGTCCTCATCAAGTGCACTTTGAGTTTCCTATCGGGCAAAGCGTTGTCGCTATCGTGTTTGCTACCGTGTCCGCAAATTTCAGTTTTTCTCCTTTCTGATGCTAGCTTTCGCCTTTGCTGCCACTACGCGAGCTTGCACGGGCTTGGTGGACTTTTGTCACTGATGATTTTTCGGCCGCGAACCTAAACATCGCATCACGTGTGCTGCTCTAACACCAGTGCTTGAGTAGAATCACTTCGACACCCAATTTTCACGTAGTCTTGTACAAACTTCCTGCAACAACATGCTGAACCCTAGATTAAGCATAATCGGCATTTGCTGCTTTTCGGTAGCGCTTGTGGGCAATTAGAGTTCCCTTTTTGTACGAAATCAACATAAGTCTTCGCGGTGGCTTTAGTTGAAAAAAAGAGGGCATGGATGGCGCTTGTAACATCCGAATGGCGGTTCGAGATTCTATTGCAACGTTTTCGGATATGGGGAGCGAGGCCATGAAATGTATATTCGCTACCGTTTAGTGCACTGAATTCCAGTCATGATAAAACGAAACAGGCAAGGTAGACAGCTGATAATTTATGCTATCAGCTGTCTATGCCGGAGCCGGAAATAAGTTTTTTGGAAATTTCACCCCGCGTAATCCCAAACTTAGCGCCGgattttctagaaaaaaaatgtgCCTAATATGTGAGCAAGTACGGTACTTTTTTTTCCACCATATTCGGTTCGCTTTATGTCGGCACAATTTTGACTCGAATGACTAGATCAGAGCCACCATTAGAGTATAGATTCATCGCAATATGATGTGGGTTATTACGATAAATCGCACATGCAAGTAATTGTACTAAAAGACTTGATGTTGCATTTCAATCTATGAGCACTGTACTGTGTAATTGTGCACCAAACTTTGAACACTGCAGTTGTCAAAAAAAGTCTATGGTTCCTTACGCTTATTACTCAATGACTCGTAGGCAAAAGCCGCCTTCGCCCCAGTCGATGTATTCAACCTCCACAACCCTTCCTTAAAAGCTGCCTGCACTCGTGATTTTGCGCTGCCTTCAAATCAGCCCACTTTTGGGGCCAATTGACAATGTCAAGTGATGCAGTCATTGCTTTACAAATTTTGGCAACTTATGATGCCATGATCACGTCATCATCCTGTCATGGGACGCCATCATTACATGATgatcaatattgtcacggggtcgtgacgtggacaaaTAGAGCACaatgcgagtcgaataataatttgtttatttgggtgaacctgtgcccagtaaacggaaagccGGACTGCAGTAGCAgttttggactgatagcggcgaacggaacgtcggccgtcgatcaactgacaagtagcgaagcgtgtcagcatttatacacttgccatcgaacattctagtgttatcgctagcaGTGACGTTGTTTCTAAAATAATCTGAAAGATTCACGAAGTGggcataatcttaacaaaacgattagCCTTGAAGCTTCTCTAACAACGCAGACAtagtttgcgctgaacatagtgtaacatGGCGATAACAAACCTTGAAGAAAGGTGCTCGGAAATATTTTACGTCCCTCTGCACTAGGTTTGTACAGTAAATTTTACGTTTCAAGTGAACAGTGATTTCGTCTAATCATTTCATATCGAATTCAAGTAAGACATATCacacattgtaaaaaaaaaagagcacatttgtcatgacaaatatgctcatGAAAGTTAGTTGGATCATGGTCAAGCTAACCATTGTGGCAGTTGCTTAAAACTGAAGTAAGGCATGTGAAAATATGTTCTTTTATTTTATTCAAATGAAGTAGAAGCAACTTTGGTTGAATGCAAGCAATAAAATTGATTATACTTAGATATCTAAACTGGTATCACAAGCTTTCAAACTTAGAAAATGATGAATCATTGTGAGGATCATACATTAACCTTGAAGTTGGACTTTGTGGCAATGCAGAGTTTCCTTCTGTATTCACAACACAGCACCCCTCTATTGCagtgattgattggttgatatgtggggtttaacatcccaaaaccaccatatgattatgagaggtgccgtagaggagggctccggaaatttcaactacctggggttcttgaacgtgcacccaaatctcagaacgggcctacaacatttccgcctccatcggaaatgcagcccccgcagccgggatttgatcccgtgacctgcgggtcagcagccgagtaccttagccactagaccaccgtgacggggcccactgcagtgaaaccacctttatagAAGGGGGGTGGTTGCATATTACGAAATTGCCAATGATTTAAATTTGAACCGAAGCGAACTCTGTTATTTGCACAAATAGTGCAACTGCATCCTTTGGAGCTCGAAAATGGAATGTTCTCACGAGGATCGTGTGTGCGGTCCCGCTAGACTTAGAATCAATAAATAGAGTAAAAACACTAATATGCAGTTACAGAATCAATAGTGTCAGTGAAATCAAGCAATTTATGATCACACACATCACTGGAGATGAATTGAACTGCTAACACTGTGCTTACTACTATGTATACAAAGTATACTTTGTTCTCACTTGTGCGCTCTATGCAGGTCATCTTTCAATATATACATAGGTACGTATAACAAGCTGAAAAATGACTAGCAGGTGCATGCATTGCCTTACAAATGCATGCTGTGGAGTAAGCCACCTTGcaatacagttaaacccctttgtAAGAGGCATGCTtggggcagcaattcttgtcccttatacagtcgagcccacttataacgaacttgagcgtgacgcggcatccgttcgctgtatcccgacgTTCGTAGTAAATTAAGCACAGCTTTTAAAGAAGTTGTGAGTGAAAACGCAAACTTTTCTTTCCCCAAAAAGCccatgatgcacgtgtttcgaagagaaGAAGCAATAAGGGTGGTCTCGAGTTCaattaaaacggcagggtgctcgttcgccgaggcccatggcacaagctgcatgaggcactggctccaaagtttcgtcgttctcgctatCCGGTTCCTCCGCattgctctcgccacgtacttcattcaaaatgccccaatccgtgcacggtttcGCAGTGTCGGCCTCATcgtcggccgtaattaaaccaccACAACGGATGTCCCACTCGCTCTCTCAGGTCGGAGTCGctgacgcgctgccacaaatcgccgccgcagttcggaagcttctgGCTCGGCATCGgacccgacgtcgacgaagtcggccttgcgaaaacagtttcgcgcgcatgtagccgtcaccgccgcccacgaaatattcaccatctccacactcagctgaataccgggacgcccaaagcggcaagttggctgccaggtggtcaatagctatgagcaagcgctccgcaacgcggcacctaacgcgcggattatgctcaagccaagcggtcacactttcgacgttttgttgagcggcagaaaaaagcgtgctagtTTTCCTGTCGGCCACcgtgaccacacacgcacaccaagagcaagCAAGTTGCGCACACGCGACACAGATGCCAAAATGCGTAGAACAGCTCTGAGCCCGTTTCCAGTCAgcaaacgaaactaattcgagccagcgtggcgggcgtcgcggagtggtggagacaggcgaaggggttgtggtcaagaaagaaaagcagacttgcgagagaagggcaaggagttgcgataaagaggggggaggatgcggcgggagggtgaccttgaaaaccaacacgcacgggaaggaggcacgttgggtagcttgcttgaaaggtccgcgaaactcgcacgtaaaaaaaaacttgaaaagagtgcctgcgcgcggcggtgttcaaagaatcggcggccgtggtgaaaaattgttttgttgcgcCGTTGGATTGGCATGGCCTCCCGAACTtagatatttcgcgattcgttccacGCAAATTAACAGCCAATTTCGCGCTTCTGCACgtgcgcggaaggcatgctgagttgaaggcgaagtgagcgagaacaagtcctaagcacgaaacgaattgcaaattatcagagttggtgaagtagcgtacgcgcgtgcactagacgccgAATATCgaatacagtcggtggccgacgtaGTTGGTAAAtcgtctggtcactccaggccggcaacGCCGACAGtgccagcgatcaaaaacagggtagatggccgaccggtcttcgaaagatggGGGGcaatgtgaaaacacgggcctcgtctggcgatgcggggtgcgtGTTCTGAGTAgcgggggggacaaaggacggaggggtgcctaacaaaaagcagtcggggcatggaggaaggaaacagctttctctcttccatgggttggggagagcggcaactagagggtcgcggaggcagggtcggcgtttaacaataagaatgtatgggcacttcgttgatgcctgatcggtggtcgaaatcggtttcccgggaagtcggcaggcAGCTGACTCCGTTCgttgtaaccgatcagcggcgctcggagacgttcgttgtaagtgcgattttgtgccattgaaccaatgtatattttgacgGTTACACGGATATCGTTCGTTGTAagcgaaagtttgttttaagtggggccgttatatgtgggctcgactgtatgagatgtctcttataggCAGGGTACCTAATATGCATTTGCTTATCAATGAGTATTTTACTCTAGGCATGCTGGTGTCTCTTTTACCAatttgtctcttacatcagtgtctcttataaaagggTTCGACTGTACTATAAAAACTTGTAGCGCTGGGGTTACTTCGCAACAGTACTTGCAGTAGGTGCCCTAGGAGTGTTTACATTGGCCAGTGTCACACCCACAGACGTTCCTACACTCGTGCTATGGTTGAGGCACTATTGCATTCCACTCAGGCAAAACTTTAGCTTtcttatgttgttttttttcatttaatcACCAAAAACTAACTAGTCCTTTGAGCACTTTTCATCACTGCAGGGTCAGCAGTGTTTGCTGATGCACAAAATGACCTAAGATTTTGACAGGCAAAGTGATTTATCCTGGGTTTTTTTGTAGTGTAGTACTTCAAGTATGTCTGCGCAAACAGGCTGTGAACTTAGGTGCACTTTCAAACTACTTGTAGACAGTGTTTGAAAATGCTCACTTTTAACTGAAAAAGTGTTTAAAACTCTACACGAAGCAGTGGTGATTTTGCCCTTGAGTCAATGGTGTTGCCTTGCATACTCTAGAAAAGCCAAAGCAAAATCGGCAAGCAGAAGGTCTTTCGTCAACTCACCTGTTCTTCCTGTTTCTCCTCGGGTGCTGCCGCGTCGTCTTCGGCTGCCTGGCTGGCTTCTGGCTTCCCTTCCAACTCTTTCTTGTCGTCCTCCTCCTGCTTGGCTTCCTTTTCCTTCATCCTCTTCTCCTCCTCCCTCTCGAACAACAGGTAGTCGTCCAGCAAGCCAATAGACTTTGGGTTCAGTGCTACTACCTGCTGGCACAGCTTGCGCCCCAGTTCCTCTATCTCCTCTTCGCTTAGCGGACTGTCACCGAGGTCCCGGTACGCCACAAGGGCACCGTACCGACCTGCAAGTACCGCAGAAGTATGCATCAAAACATCATCAACAACAATCAAACAGTCCCGTAGACTTTCACTATCACCATATTAAGTGTCCACATGCTCCAAATTGTTGTTTGGTTTGCTTTTGCAATGTAGATTGTTAGAGTCCAAGTTAGCTCAGCTGGTAAAGAGAAAAGACAGCCACTCCATTAACACCAGGTCCAGTGCTTAAACCCTGACCGGGACGAAGCACGTGTCGACTAATCTTTTCTTTCCCCTTGAAGCTTTGTGCTACAAAAAGGTGGTTCTCAATTTCTAACTTTATAGCCCTTTTTGCATTTTCCAAGATTCCAAAAAACTGATTTACCAAAGAAAGTTGCCCCAGCCCCATTTTAACAGCTGGTCATCAAGCTAACCTTAACAAGTTTCAACTCAATATTACTATCCAGCACATCACACCAATGGTGAGTGCCTTTGTCAAAAGTGCACACCGGAGTCGCGACGCTCGGTAGTGAAATAACCATACTGTGAATGAACTGTGCATGTGCGGTGCTTCGTGTAGGTATAAGCTGGCATAGCTGAAACCACAGTGCGGCATTTGCTCCCGTGTTTGCGCTAAGTTTACTGACAACTGTACACCTTTTTCAGTCGACAGAACTCCTGTCAAACCAAATCTATTTTCCCAGTCCGTTTGACAGGATTTTACTGCGTGGCTCACCAAAGCATGGGTACTTCTTTGATTCGCCAACGTTGTTGTTCTGTGGGTGGCAGTAGCCTGCGAGTAGCGTGGTTCCCGCCTCGCCTCGAAGACACAGGGCTCGTCGAACGGCCAGCTGCTCGCCCAGCTTGCCTACGGCCAGTGCCCGAGCTTCCTCGACCGTGTGGCCATCTTTGATCCGCAGCTTCTCCAGCTCCTTGGTGCCCAGCCTCACCTGGTGACACGCAACATGCCTTGTAACAAAACCACATGTACACATTGCAGATTTCCCTAGTTTTTCAATCATATAAGTTGAAAAACTGTGTTCCGAAATCCATATATCTGACTGCTCCCGGAAAGGCGTTGGCAGGTGTGATACCCAGATCAAGATGAATTTTTCGACGACTAAGAGGCTTTTTTTTACGA
Protein-coding regions in this window:
- the mEFTs gene encoding elongation factor Ts, mitochondrial, with protein sequence MFAQVLTRCLQTCASLRAVEKTALMELRKKTGYTFSNCKKALEATENDIKKAEKWLTDEAKKHGWAKSEQMQGRQTKQGLIAINVDGPFAALAEVNCETDFVARTPEFQKFVEQLVRSCTSHAKKLPSLETAIMKVRLGTKELEKLRIKDGHTVEEARALAVGKLGEQLAVRRALCLRGEAGTTLLAGYCHPQNNNVGESKKYPCFGRYGALVAYRDLGDSPLSEEEIEELGRKLCQQVVALNPKSIGLLDDYLLFEREEEKRMKEKEAKQEEDDKKELEGKPEASQAAEDDAAAPEEKQEEQPPVEEEDESRLLFQDYVCDPNVKVGRLVADSRIDIMDFERFVCGESTEKNE